The bacterium DNA window CAAATATTCCCCATATTATGAAAGATTATTTAATTCTTATAATATATTACCATCTAAGATTAAGAGATTAGAAGATTTAGTTCAAATTCCTCCTACGACAAAATATGATTTACAAAAGAACAATGAGGATTTTTTATGTGTTGATAAAGAAAAGGTAGTAGAGATTGTTTGCAGTAGTGGGACTACAGGAGAACCAATATTTATAGCCTTAACTAAAAATGACATATATAGATTGGCACGGAACGAAGAATTGAGTTTTCTTTGTACAAATACTACTTCCGAGGATCTTTTTCAATTGATGGTAACAAGTGATAATATGTTTATTGCCGGAATGGCATATTATCTTGGAATTACTAAAATAGGGGCTGGAGTTATCAGGATGGGACCAGGCAATACAAAAAGACAGATCCGGATATTGGAAGCCCTAAAACCAACGGGTATAGTAAGCGTTCCTTCTTATTTAATTAAAATGCATGAAGAAATAATAAATCTTTCCATAGATATCTCTAAATTGTCTCTTAATAAAGCAGTATTGATTGGTGAGAGCATTTTAAATGAGTCATTAAAACTAAATCCCTTGGGGCAGAAAATCCGTAATCTGTGGAATATTGAATTGTTTTCTACCTACGGAACCACAGAAATAGCAACTTCTTTTTGTGAATGTATTGTTCACCAGGGCCTACATTCACATCCTGAATTACTTTATTTTGAAATCCTTGATGAGAACAATAATGTATTAAATGATGGTGAGATGGGAGAATTAACAGTAACTACTTTTCAAACCGAAGGAATGCCATTAATCAGGTATAAAACAGGTGATATTACTTTTAAGATTTCCTCCCCTTGTAAATGTGGGCGAACTACTGAAAAAATTGGTCCAATACTTAGTCGAAAGCATCATTTAATAAAATTTAAAGGAACTACTGTTTATCAGACACAAATTGAAATGGCGTTATTAAAATTTGATGAGATAAAAAACTATGTCATCGAGGTATCTACAAAGGATAATCTTTCTGATTGGATAGTAGTTAAAGTAGGAGTGAGTAATTTCTCTCCTCTATTAGAAGAAAGAATAAAAGATGAGATAAAGGCTTATGCCCGTGTAACTCCAGAAATCCAGATGTTTACCCCTAGTGAAGTAGAAAAATTTTTATTCACTGAGGGCTCTAGAAAACCTAAAAAGTTTGTTGATTTAAGGAAATGAAATGAAATCAAAACTAAAATCTCCAGAAAGCGTATATGGGCTGAATTTCACTAAAGGAGAGATAGAAGAAGCTAAAGAAAAAGGACATCTTCTTAGTTTGGACATGGAATTAAGTAATGTATGTAATTTAAGATGTAAGTATTGCTATAATACATCGGGAGAAAGATTAAAAAACGAGTTGCAGTTAGCTGAAGTCATTGATATAATAAACCAGGCGAAAGATTTAGGGGTAAGAAGTATTATTATTATCGGAGGAGGAGAACCGATACTTTTTAACGGGCTATTAGAGATATTAACTTACCTAAATAAAAAGGGTATTCTTTCTGTTCTCTTTACCAATGGAACTATGATTACCCGGGAAATAGCAGAAAAATTATTTGAGAATAATGTCTCGGTGGTAATGAAATTAAATAGTATGAATTCAAAAATACAAGATTTTTTAGCTGGTAAAAAAGGTGCCTATGAAATGATGATGCAGGGACTACAAAATTTGATTAAAGCAGGATTCCCTTCAAGGGAATGTCGATTTGGAATTGAAACGGTAATTTGTAAACAAAATATTGAAGAGATTCCAAAGATGTGGGTTTGGAGTCGTGAAAATGGCTATATCCCCTACTTTGAAACTATCACTTATCAAGGAAGAGCACAAAAATATAATCTTAATGTTAGTTCTCAAGAAATAAAAGAATTATTCTACAAATTGCTGTCAATTGATGAGAGAAAATTTGGACTTACATGGGAACCAAAACCTCCAATTGCAGGTATGAGCTGTAAAAGACATTACTATAGCTGTGTAGTGAATTCACAAGGGTTTGTCCAACCATGCGTAGGGATTGATATCTATGTGGGGAATATACGATATAAACCTCTTAAAACAATATTAAGGGAATCTACAATAATTAATAACCTGAGAAATATGGATAAAAATATTAAGGGAAGTTGTAAAGAATGTTCATTAAAGATGGATTGTTACGGTTGTCGCGGAATGGCTTATCATATATACGGTGATTATTTTGAAGCAGACCCTCTGTGTTGGAATAATCCACACAGACTAAGGTATGTATAAAGAGGAAGGATGCTATTCTATGATGCAAAAAGGAAAAATGAGAAAGATGGTGAGAATAATAATATGGGGATGGATGCTATTTTCTTTTTTAAAAAGTAATTACATCAGCGCAGAAAACCAGAATATGTTACAATTAGATAGTATAACGATTGAAGGGAATTCAATATACACCGCTTCAGAAATTAAAAAAATAATGATGACAAAAGAAGGTGAAAGATTCCATGAGGAAATATTCCTTCAGGACCTCCAACAAATTAAAGAACTCTATCATAACCAGGGATATATTTATGCCGAGGTTAAGAATTTTAAAATAGATGACACAAAGAAATTATTATTATCTATCACCGAAGGGAAAATTAAAGAGTTAATAATTCACGGTAATAAAAAAACCAAAGAAAAAATAATAAAACAAGAGATTAGACTAAAAGAAGGAGATGTCTTTAATATAAAAAACTGTGAACAAGACTTACAAAGACTGAAGAATCTCCAATTGTTTAACTCAGTGGATTATGAAGTAGAATATGATGATGATAGGCTTAAATTAGCATTTATTGTGGAAGAAAGCTGGACAATTCTTCCCTGGATTGATTTTGGAAGTGATGGTAGAAGCTATTGGGAAATAGGGATAACATGGGGCAATTTCATGGGGAATAATCAATCGATAGACCTATCCTATGGTCAGGTTGAGTCTTTCTCTTGCTATGAGATAGAATTCTTTGACCCACGGGTCTTTGGAAGTAATTATTCAATTAAATTAGGACTTTCTTCAGAAAGGATATTGGATGAAGAACATAAAGAAGGAAAAGTAATGAGCCTCTACGAAAGGACAACTCAAAGTAAAAATATAGAAATTGGTAAAAAGATTGAAGAATATTGGGAGCTTTTATTCGGATTTAAAACTGCCGAGGAATCATTCGTATTAGAGAAGAATTCACCGTATCCCACTCCTATTCCTAAAAATGGTAAAACAAATTTATTGACTATAGGTGCAAAATATGATAAAATGAACTTCGATGATGAAATTTTAGATGGATATTTATATTACCTCTCTCTGGGAATATCTGATAAAAATGTTGGTTCGGATTTTAATTTTACAAAGATAAGATTTAATTACACCCAGTTTAGTAAATTGAAGGAGAGAAAAAACCTTGGCTGCCGAGTTATGGGAGGCATAGGGAGAGGGAAATACGGGAGGAATTTAGAGATGCAACACCGATTTGAACTAAATGACTTCATCCGTGGATACCCTGCCTATGAATTTAAGGGGGATAAGATGGTGGTCTTTAATACAGAATATCGCTATCCCCTATTAAATAGTGATATGGCAATGATTCAAGGAGTAAACTTTATAGATATAGGGAATGTGTGGTCCGATAAGTTTGGCCATCTAAAAATGGGTATAGGGATAGGTATTCGGGGGATATTTAAGCCTATTCCCGAAGCGGTGATTAGGTTAGATTCTGTCTATGGACTAAATTCCTCTGAAGGACCTAAGTTATATTTGGGATTAGGACAATTCTTTTAGGATAATGTGAGGAAAATTGCTCTTGGGAGAAAATAGATGA harbors:
- a CDS encoding AMP-binding protein; amino-acid sequence: MKEYPTMEYLSSQNIKNVQEELLQETINYTYKYSPYYERLFNSYNILPSKIKRLEDLVQIPPTTKYDLQKNNEDFLCVDKEKVVEIVCSSGTTGEPIFIALTKNDIYRLARNEELSFLCTNTTSEDLFQLMVTSDNMFIAGMAYYLGITKIGAGVIRMGPGNTKRQIRILEALKPTGIVSVPSYLIKMHEEIINLSIDISKLSLNKAVLIGESILNESLKLNPLGQKIRNLWNIELFSTYGTTEIATSFCECIVHQGLHSHPELLYFEILDENNNVLNDGEMGELTVTTFQTEGMPLIRYKTGDITFKISSPCKCGRTTEKIGPILSRKHHLIKFKGTTVYQTQIEMALLKFDEIKNYVIEVSTKDNLSDWIVVKVGVSNFSPLLEERIKDEIKAYARVTPEIQMFTPSEVEKFLFTEGSRKPKKFVDLRK
- a CDS encoding radical SAM protein, which codes for MKSKLKSPESVYGLNFTKGEIEEAKEKGHLLSLDMELSNVCNLRCKYCYNTSGERLKNELQLAEVIDIINQAKDLGVRSIIIIGGGEPILFNGLLEILTYLNKKGILSVLFTNGTMITREIAEKLFENNVSVVMKLNSMNSKIQDFLAGKKGAYEMMMQGLQNLIKAGFPSRECRFGIETVICKQNIEEIPKMWVWSRENGYIPYFETITYQGRAQKYNLNVSSQEIKELFYKLLSIDERKFGLTWEPKPPIAGMSCKRHYYSCVVNSQGFVQPCVGIDIYVGNIRYKPLKTILRESTIINNLRNMDKNIKGSCKECSLKMDCYGCRGMAYHIYGDYFEADPLCWNNPHRLRYV
- a CDS encoding POTRA domain-containing protein yields the protein MMQKGKMRKMVRIIIWGWMLFSFLKSNYISAENQNMLQLDSITIEGNSIYTASEIKKIMMTKEGERFHEEIFLQDLQQIKELYHNQGYIYAEVKNFKIDDTKKLLLSITEGKIKELIIHGNKKTKEKIIKQEIRLKEGDVFNIKNCEQDLQRLKNLQLFNSVDYEVEYDDDRLKLAFIVEESWTILPWIDFGSDGRSYWEIGITWGNFMGNNQSIDLSYGQVESFSCYEIEFFDPRVFGSNYSIKLGLSSERILDEEHKEGKVMSLYERTTQSKNIEIGKKIEEYWELLFGFKTAEESFVLEKNSPYPTPIPKNGKTNLLTIGAKYDKMNFDDEILDGYLYYLSLGISDKNVGSDFNFTKIRFNYTQFSKLKERKNLGCRVMGGIGRGKYGRNLEMQHRFELNDFIRGYPAYEFKGDKMVVFNTEYRYPLLNSDMAMIQGVNFIDIGNVWSDKFGHLKMGIGIGIRGIFKPIPEAVIRLDSVYGLNSSEGPKLYLGLGQFF